Proteins encoded in a region of the Deefgea piscis genome:
- a CDS encoding response regulator, with product MNDQTLVSDWGNESLIDVQILAVDDNPNNLKLLRSILSEKGVRFRLANNGEMALKSVQVSLPDLILLDINMPGMDGYETCQQLKKDPVTHDIPVIFLSSISEGADIVKAYQSGGVDFVSKPFLAEVLLARVTTHIKLSRVRRALLNENTERKRAEAAADEANRMKSNFLANMSHEIRTPMNAIIGLTFLALRTELDAQQQDYLHKIQSSSHHLLGLLNDILDFSKIEAGHLAIESIHFELGKLLDDMLVVTRDKAKEKGLAISCELSPELPQSLIGDPLRLAQILINYVNNAIKFTHAGSVSVKVKLLERKESTAKLYFEVQDTGIGLSAEQIGRLFCSFSQADASTTRKYGGTGLGLAISKSLAELMGGSVGVESTEGKGSCFWFTASIGIAMQQSELNACRVIPSANRYSNILAELSRHKGTRLLLVEDNELNQMVATELLRTAGFVIDVAEHGGIAIEKLQACAPESPYALILMDMQMPVMDGIETTQHIRQNSNWCHIPIVAMTANTMQGDSERCLAAGMVDFVGKPIEPETLWSTLLRWLPEKGPEQLFSAPFAALTQDSMLDLALPARIEGLNIKSGLRRVNQNTQLYRTLLKTFIQSQADIPDLIRSALDLGDVKSAERMAHTLKGAAANISAEGVQAIAEQLEMAIRLTLPRARIDEEITATAVVLKSLLLQLQQLVGADSPTAASHFVALPAEEMLLVYQNLLELLQTYDASATDYILTFDAALRSGLGANFTVIQHAIENSDFAKALTLLEDILATESS from the coding sequence ATGAACGATCAAACCTTGGTTAGCGATTGGGGTAATGAGTCTTTAATTGATGTGCAGATTCTGGCCGTCGACGATAACCCCAATAACTTGAAATTGCTGCGCTCTATTCTGTCAGAAAAAGGCGTGCGTTTCCGGCTGGCTAACAATGGTGAAATGGCTTTGAAATCGGTGCAGGTCAGCCTGCCAGATTTAATTTTGCTCGACATCAATATGCCGGGAATGGATGGTTACGAAACTTGCCAGCAGCTCAAAAAAGATCCCGTGACGCACGATATTCCGGTCATTTTTCTGAGTTCGATTTCGGAAGGCGCAGACATCGTTAAAGCCTACCAGAGTGGCGGGGTTGATTTTGTTAGCAAGCCGTTTCTGGCCGAAGTGCTGTTGGCGCGTGTCACCACCCACATCAAGCTGTCACGAGTGCGTCGGGCATTGCTCAATGAAAACACTGAGCGCAAACGTGCCGAGGCGGCTGCTGATGAAGCCAATCGGATGAAAAGTAATTTTTTGGCCAATATGAGCCACGAAATTCGTACGCCGATGAACGCGATTATTGGTCTCACCTTTTTGGCGCTACGCACCGAGCTTGATGCGCAGCAGCAGGATTATCTGCATAAAATCCAAAGCTCAAGCCACCATTTATTAGGGCTGTTAAATGATATTTTGGATTTTTCCAAGATTGAGGCGGGGCATTTAGCGATTGAGTCGATCCATTTTGAGCTTGGCAAGTTGCTGGACGATATGCTGGTGGTGACCCGAGATAAAGCCAAGGAGAAAGGCTTGGCGATCAGCTGTGAACTCTCTCCCGAGCTACCGCAATCACTGATTGGTGATCCATTACGTCTAGCGCAAATTTTAATCAATTACGTCAATAATGCGATCAAATTCACCCATGCCGGATCGGTCTCTGTGAAAGTGAAACTTCTGGAACGCAAGGAAAGTACCGCCAAACTGTACTTTGAAGTTCAGGATACCGGTATTGGATTGAGCGCCGAACAGATAGGACGGCTGTTTTGCAGCTTTAGTCAGGCCGATGCATCGACTACACGTAAATACGGCGGAACCGGTCTGGGTTTGGCGATTTCAAAAAGTTTGGCTGAACTCATGGGCGGAAGCGTCGGAGTGGAAAGTACAGAAGGGAAGGGCTCTTGCTTCTGGTTTACTGCGAGCATAGGTATTGCCATGCAGCAGTCTGAATTAAATGCCTGTAGAGTTATACCTAGTGCAAATCGATATAGCAATATTCTTGCCGAACTCAGCCGCCATAAAGGCACCCGCTTGTTGTTGGTGGAAGATAACGAACTGAATCAGATGGTTGCCACTGAGTTATTGCGCACTGCAGGTTTTGTCATTGACGTTGCTGAGCATGGTGGCATTGCGATTGAGAAATTGCAGGCTTGCGCGCCAGAATCCCCGTATGCCTTGATTTTGATGGACATGCAAATGCCGGTTATGGATGGCATCGAAACCACACAACATATTCGACAAAATTCAAACTGGTGCCATATTCCGATTGTGGCGATGACCGCCAATACGATGCAAGGTGATAGTGAGCGATGCTTGGCGGCTGGTATGGTCGATTTTGTCGGTAAACCAATCGAACCGGAGACATTGTGGTCAACGCTGCTGCGCTGGCTACCCGAAAAGGGACCCGAGCAATTATTTAGTGCTCCGTTCGCCGCGCTAACTCAGGATTCTATGCTAGATCTGGCGCTGCCCGCACGAATAGAAGGATTGAACATCAAGTCGGGTTTGCGCAGAGTGAACCAAAATACGCAGCTGTATCGCACTCTGCTTAAAACCTTCATTCAATCGCAGGCCGATATTCCTGATTTAATTCGTTCGGCGCTGGATCTGGGGGACGTCAAATCGGCCGAGCGTATGGCGCACACACTGAAAGGTGCTGCCGCCAATATTAGTGCGGAAGGGGTTCAGGCCATTGCAGAACAGCTAGAAATGGCGATTCGCTTAACGCTGCCCCGAGCGCGAATCGACGAAGAAATTACTGCGACCGCAGTGGTACTGAAATCCTTGTTGTTGCAACTGCAGCAGCTCGTTGGCGCAGATAGCCCCACTGCAGCGAGTCATTTTGTCGCGCTGCCTGCTGAGGAAATGTTGTTGGTTTACCAAAATTTGCTGGAATTACTGCAAACCTACGATGCCAGCGCCACCGATTACATTTTGACGTTTGACGCCGCGCTGCGTAGCGGCTTGGGTGCAAACTTTACCGTCATTCAGCATGCAATTGAGAACAGCGATTTTGCCAAAGCATTAACTTTACTGGAAGATATTCTCGCCACTGAATCGTCGTGA
- a CDS encoding ATP-binding protein, whose product MLVDPAIIPANETQRIAALRRYDILDTPPDGTFDSVTKLAAKLFGVPIAIVSLVDTDRIWFKSHYGVDVPQIDRDPGLCASGILGDTPYVLTNAIKDPRSLSNPLVAGEFGLRFYVGVPLKTHDNYNLGMLCCLGTQPREVTEAELEDLACLGQLVMDQMEIRLGARRIDDLNHQILLAQERTKLAVRAGNVGVWGLELASQRFDWDEQMHNLYEQRPNRFAYSPAEWLELIVPQDRARVQSAWEATVNEGTPFEQEFRVSTISGSPRYLKGLAQAFKDQAGCVTRILGTNWDVTAERLASETLRQAKEAAEAAERAKSSFLANMSHELRTPLNAVIGFAEVMKHDHSLSKVNKEYVNIINHSGSHLLSLINEVLDMAKVESGRMELLENDLNLPIFLKTVSSMIGMRAEKKDLQFIKEFASDLPDFIRTDELKFRQILLNLLSNAIKFTTQGEVRLLAGFTAGATPDFGSVFVEVSDTGPGMSAEEMDKLFTPFQQGQAGRQSQEGTGLGLVLSQKFVELMGGTMTVRSTPGAGSSFGFNIQVQVVQSEAMQESLREVIGLAPDQPRVKVLIVDDVFLIRSVIENLLGAIGFDVRSADCGQEAIALFSSFQPDFIWTDLVMPGMNGDEATRAIRQLPGGDKVKIVCMTASVLAEERANILDSGVDDVLFKPIRESLLLSTMQRLLGIKYIYSDEILSDGDTMSDEELLDSANLSYMEIPWRKAFHAATLSGETDQVQTMIQTLAATDQDLAMALQTQLDELNLERLELFARLQLKPLVVE is encoded by the coding sequence ATGCTCGTCGATCCAGCCATCATTCCCGCCAATGAAACCCAGCGTATTGCAGCACTGCGTCGCTACGATATTCTGGATACGCCGCCCGATGGCACGTTTGATAGTGTGACTAAATTGGCGGCCAAACTATTTGGCGTGCCGATTGCGATTGTGAGCTTGGTTGATACGGATCGGATTTGGTTTAAATCGCACTATGGTGTTGATGTACCGCAAATCGATCGCGACCCTGGTCTATGCGCTTCTGGGATTCTGGGCGACACGCCTTATGTTTTGACGAATGCAATCAAAGATCCCCGCTCGTTGAGTAACCCGCTGGTGGCGGGGGAGTTTGGCCTGCGTTTTTACGTCGGCGTACCGTTAAAAACGCACGACAATTACAACCTTGGCATGTTGTGCTGTTTGGGCACTCAGCCGCGCGAAGTCACCGAAGCTGAATTAGAAGATTTGGCTTGTCTGGGGCAATTGGTGATGGACCAAATGGAAATCCGTCTTGGTGCTCGGCGTATTGATGATTTGAACCATCAGATTCTGCTGGCGCAGGAGCGCACCAAGTTGGCCGTCCGTGCTGGTAATGTCGGTGTATGGGGGCTGGAGCTAGCGAGCCAGCGTTTTGATTGGGATGAGCAGATGCACAATCTGTATGAACAGCGCCCCAATCGTTTTGCTTATTCCCCAGCCGAATGGCTGGAGCTCATCGTGCCGCAGGATAGAGCGCGGGTGCAAAGCGCTTGGGAAGCAACGGTGAACGAAGGTACGCCATTTGAGCAGGAATTTCGCGTGTCGACCATTAGCGGCTCACCTCGTTATTTAAAAGGATTAGCGCAGGCTTTTAAAGATCAAGCGGGTTGTGTTACGCGGATCTTAGGCACTAACTGGGATGTGACGGCCGAGCGCCTGGCCTCTGAAACTTTGCGTCAAGCAAAAGAAGCCGCCGAAGCCGCCGAGCGTGCCAAAAGTAGTTTTTTGGCCAATATGAGCCACGAATTACGCACGCCGCTCAATGCCGTAATCGGTTTTGCCGAGGTCATGAAGCACGACCATAGCCTATCCAAAGTCAACAAGGAATACGTCAACATCATCAACCACAGTGGTAGTCATCTGCTGTCGCTGATCAATGAAGTGCTGGACATGGCCAAGGTTGAGTCGGGCCGGATGGAACTGCTGGAAAACGATCTCAACCTGCCGATCTTTTTAAAAACCGTGTCGTCAATGATTGGCATGCGCGCCGAAAAGAAAGACCTGCAATTTATCAAAGAATTTGCCAGCGACTTACCTGATTTTATCCGAACCGACGAACTTAAATTCCGTCAGATTTTGCTAAATCTACTGAGTAATGCCATTAAATTTACGACGCAGGGCGAAGTGCGGCTGCTCGCCGGCTTTACTGCCGGGGCAACGCCCGATTTTGGCAGCGTATTTGTAGAAGTGAGCGATACGGGCCCTGGCATGAGCGCTGAAGAGATGGACAAATTATTCACTCCGTTTCAGCAAGGTCAGGCAGGACGACAGTCGCAAGAAGGCACGGGTTTGGGGCTGGTGCTGAGCCAAAAATTTGTGGAGCTGATGGGAGGAACGATGACTGTGCGCTCGACCCCCGGCGCGGGCAGCTCTTTCGGTTTTAATATTCAAGTGCAGGTTGTTCAGTCAGAGGCCATGCAGGAAAGTCTGCGCGAAGTGATCGGGCTAGCACCTGATCAGCCGCGCGTTAAAGTATTGATCGTTGACGATGTATTTTTGATTCGCTCGGTGATTGAAAACCTGCTCGGCGCCATCGGTTTTGATGTACGCAGCGCTGATTGCGGTCAGGAAGCCATTGCGTTATTTAGTAGTTTTCAGCCCGATTTTATCTGGACCGATCTCGTGATGCCCGGCATGAATGGTGATGAAGCCACCCGCGCAATTCGGCAGCTTCCAGGCGGCGACAAAGTAAAAATTGTCTGCATGACCGCCAGCGTGCTGGCCGAAGAGCGTGCCAATATTCTGGATAGTGGCGTGGACGATGTGCTGTTTAAACCAATACGCGAATCGCTGCTGCTGTCGACAATGCAGCGCTTATTGGGTATCAAATACATCTACAGTGATGAAATTCTCAGCGATGGCGATACGATGTCCGACGAAGAGTTGCTCGACAGTGCCAATCTGTCCTATATGGAAATACCGTGGCGTAAAGCCTTTCACGCTGCCACCCTGAGCGGCGAGACTGATCAGGTGCAAACGATGATTCAGACCTTGGCAGCGACCGATCAGGATTTGGCGATGGCCTTGCAAACGCAGCTTGACGAGCTGAATCTGGAACGGCTTGAGTTGTTTGCTCGGCTACAACTCAAACCGCTGGTTGTGGAATGA
- the nagZ gene encoding beta-N-acetylhexosaminidase produces MSSAVSPIPLQEQIGQLLMVGFDGLVVNQEIESLIRQQRIGGVILFRRNIESPAQVAALCRRLQEINAEVSAIPLLIGIDQEGGMVMRIENGVTPLPSAMAYPIGGSAADCAALHQIGADELRQMGININFAPDLDINNNRQNPVIGVRSFGENVATVNEYGLAAMRGIQAAGVAATAKHFPGHGDTAADSHYGLPLVAQDQARLFEVELAPFRAAIAAGVDAIMTAHVVFPAFEPDPNTPATLSHAVLTGLLRDEMGFDGVVFTDCLEMGAIAAGVGTVAGAVQAIHAGADIVLVSHTVAWQRATVQALQADVQNGSLSVKRLEQSLARIARLKQTAAVQQWQSASIHSLRSAQSLELAAKIQQQAVLGEGRALDAAKSTLLITVEIQTRTEIDEVALGQSQAARGTLLPLLLAAGMAVKEVIISPQATQAEQAAVLAMLADAEQVVLQTYNACLSIGQRDLVASLPAEKLWLIAGRLPYDMDLAPAAAATYAAFGNRPAALAAIAKRLI; encoded by the coding sequence ATGTCTAGTGCTGTTTCGCCGATTCCATTACAGGAACAAATCGGCCAATTGCTGATGGTGGGTTTTGATGGTTTGGTGGTGAATCAAGAGATTGAAAGTCTGATTCGCCAGCAGCGCATTGGCGGCGTGATTTTGTTTCGCCGCAATATTGAATCGCCGGCACAAGTCGCTGCGCTATGTCGTCGACTGCAAGAGATTAACGCCGAAGTCTCGGCAATTCCGCTGTTGATTGGGATTGACCAAGAGGGCGGCATGGTGATGCGGATTGAAAATGGCGTTACGCCGCTGCCATCTGCTATGGCGTACCCGATTGGTGGTAGCGCTGCCGATTGCGCCGCCTTGCATCAGATTGGCGCCGATGAATTGCGGCAGATGGGCATCAATATTAATTTTGCCCCTGATTTGGATATTAATAATAACCGCCAAAATCCAGTGATTGGCGTGCGCTCGTTTGGTGAAAACGTGGCCACAGTCAATGAATATGGTTTGGCGGCGATGCGCGGCATTCAGGCTGCGGGCGTTGCGGCAACGGCCAAGCATTTCCCGGGGCACGGCGATACCGCTGCCGATTCGCATTACGGCTTGCCGTTGGTCGCGCAGGATCAAGCGCGTTTGTTTGAGGTTGAGCTCGCGCCATTTCGCGCGGCGATTGCCGCTGGCGTCGATGCGATTATGACCGCGCACGTGGTTTTCCCTGCGTTTGAACCCGATCCCAATACACCAGCAACCTTGTCGCACGCGGTGTTGACGGGTTTGCTGCGCGATGAAATGGGCTTTGACGGTGTGGTATTTACCGATTGCCTTGAAATGGGCGCGATTGCCGCCGGTGTTGGCACGGTGGCGGGCGCAGTGCAGGCGATTCATGCAGGCGCTGATATTGTGCTGGTGTCGCATACCGTGGCTTGGCAGCGTGCAACGGTGCAAGCCTTGCAAGCCGATGTGCAAAACGGCAGTCTTTCAGTGAAAAGACTTGAGCAATCATTGGCGCGAATTGCGCGGCTTAAGCAGACTGCAGCAGTACAACAGTGGCAAAGCGCGTCGATTCATTCGCTGCGTAGTGCTCAATCGCTTGAGCTGGCGGCGAAGATTCAGCAGCAGGCCGTGTTGGGTGAGGGGCGAGCGTTGGATGCCGCGAAATCGACATTATTGATTACCGTTGAGATTCAAACTCGCACCGAAATCGACGAAGTCGCTTTGGGGCAATCCCAAGCGGCACGCGGCACTTTGCTACCGTTGTTATTGGCAGCAGGGATGGCAGTAAAGGAAGTCATTATTTCGCCGCAAGCTACGCAGGCAGAGCAAGCTGCAGTGTTGGCCATGCTGGCCGATGCTGAGCAAGTGGTGTTGCAAACATATAATGCGTGCTTATCAATCGGGCAGCGCGATTTAGTCGCGAGTTTGCCAGCAGAAAAGCTGTGGTTGATTGCCGGTCGTTTGCCGTATGACATGGACTTAGCACCCGCAGCGGCTGCGACGTATGCCGCATTTGGTAATCGCCCAGCCGCTCTGGCGGCAATAGCCAAACGCTTGATATAA
- the gltX gene encoding glutamate--tRNA ligase, giving the protein MKVRTRFAPSPTGLLHIGGVRTALFSWAFAKKHGGQFVLRIEDTDLERSTPESVAAIMDGMHWVGLDYDEGPFYQMQRMDRYKTVIQHLLDSGHAYYCYCSKEELEAQRAEAESRGEKPRYNRAWRPETGKTLPAIPSDITPVVRFKTPMGGSVVWYDQVKGRIEISHDELDDLILARPDGTPTYNFCVVVDDWDMQITHVIRGDDHVNNTPRQIVIYQALDATVPLFAHLPMIHNDQGVKLSKRRDAVSVVDYDKQGILPEALLNYLARLGWGHGDDEIFSLTQFIEWFDLKDVSGSPSRMDRDKLLWTNAQYIKAADPAQLAARVAGFLADKGVSTEGGPALADVCALLKDRCQTLVEMADQAEYFYRALTPTQEIADKHLTPTDEERLKLFAEAAASLATWDAASLGALIKEFVKQQGVKMPQVGMPIRAKVCGITNTPSVDAVLALLGREEVLRRLVA; this is encoded by the coding sequence ATGAAAGTTCGCACTCGTTTTGCCCCTTCTCCAACTGGCCTCTTACACATTGGCGGTGTTCGCACTGCGCTGTTTTCTTGGGCTTTTGCCAAAAAACACGGTGGCCAATTTGTTTTGCGGATTGAAGACACCGATCTAGAGCGCTCAACGCCAGAATCGGTTGCCGCCATTATGGATGGCATGCATTGGGTGGGTTTGGACTACGACGAAGGCCCGTTTTACCAAATGCAAAGAATGGATCGCTACAAAACCGTGATCCAGCATTTACTCGATTCAGGCCATGCTTATTACTGCTATTGCAGTAAAGAAGAGCTCGAAGCGCAACGTGCAGAAGCCGAAAGCCGGGGTGAAAAACCACGTTACAACCGTGCTTGGCGACCAGAAACTGGCAAAACCTTGCCAGCGATTCCGAGCGATATCACCCCAGTCGTGCGTTTTAAAACCCCAATGGGCGGCTCGGTGGTGTGGTACGACCAAGTGAAAGGTCGCATCGAAATCAGCCATGATGAACTGGATGATTTGATCTTGGCGCGCCCGGATGGCACGCCAACGTATAACTTCTGCGTGGTGGTTGACGATTGGGATATGCAAATTACCCACGTTATTCGCGGTGACGACCATGTGAACAACACCCCACGGCAAATTGTGATTTACCAAGCGCTAGATGCAACGGTACCTTTGTTTGCCCATTTACCAATGATTCATAACGATCAAGGCGTTAAATTGTCGAAGCGCCGCGATGCGGTGTCGGTGGTTGATTACGATAAGCAAGGTATTTTGCCTGAAGCGCTGCTCAATTATTTGGCACGCTTGGGTTGGGGCCATGGCGACGATGAGATTTTCTCGTTAACGCAATTTATTGAATGGTTCGATTTAAAAGACGTCAGCGGCAGCCCAAGCCGGATGGACCGCGATAAATTGCTGTGGACCAATGCCCAATACATCAAAGCGGCCGATCCAGCGCAACTCGCGGCGCGCGTTGCTGGCTTTTTGGCCGATAAAGGTGTGTCAACGGAAGGCGGCCCAGCGCTCGCTGACGTGTGCGCCTTGCTGAAAGATCGTTGCCAAACCTTAGTTGAAATGGCCGATCAAGCTGAATATTTCTATCGTGCTTTAACGCCAACACAAGAAATCGCCGATAAACATCTGACGCCGACCGATGAAGAACGCTTGAAGCTATTTGCTGAGGCAGCGGCATCGTTGGCAACATGGGACGCGGCAAGTTTGGGCGCGTTGATTAAAGAGTTTGTGAAGCAACAAGGCGTAAAAATGCCGCAAGTAGGCATGCCAATTCGCGCCAAAGTCTGCGGCATCACCAATACGCCATCGGTGGACGCGGTATTAGCGCTGCTTGGCCGTGAGGAAGTGCTGCGCCGTTTAGTGGCTTAA